The Bernardetia sp. genome has a segment encoding these proteins:
- a CDS encoding PAS domain-containing protein: MTIYEQLENCQNQLQSLVDAIDRSAIVSIADKEGKILKVNEEFCQVSKYKEEELLGKDHKIVNSGHHPKEFWKEMWRDIARGKTWRAEVKNKAKDGSYYWVDTVINPMFDDNKKITSYLSIRYLITDKKEQEFEIQTKHEQLQATEEELRQNLEELNATQEQLQETFLLNKSQLDAISTSFG, translated from the coding sequence ATGACTATCTATGAACAACTAGAAAACTGTCAAAATCAATTACAATCCTTAGTAGATGCCATTGATAGAAGTGCTATTGTATCGATAGCTGACAAAGAAGGAAAAATTCTGAAAGTAAATGAAGAGTTTTGTCAAGTCTCTAAATATAAAGAGGAAGAACTCTTGGGAAAAGACCATAAAATTGTAAATTCTGGGCATCATCCAAAGGAATTTTGGAAAGAAATGTGGCGAGATATTGCTAGAGGCAAAACGTGGAGAGCAGAGGTGAAAAATAAAGCCAAAGATGGGTCTTACTATTGGGTAGATACTGTTATCAATCCAATGTTTGACGACAATAAAAAAATTACTAGCTATCTTTCTATTCGCTATCTGATTACAGATAAGAAAGAACAAGAGTTTGAAATCCAAACCAAACACGAACAGCTACAAGCGACAGAAGAAGAATTAAGACAAAATTTAGAAGAATTAAATGCTACACAAGAACAATTACAAGAAACATTCTTGCTCAATAAATCTCAGCTAGACGCTATCAGTACTAGCTTTGGTT
- a CDS encoding 1-deoxy-D-xylulose-5-phosphate synthase, producing the protein MPIPKQNIVELEQKCKELRQFIIEHVAKNGGHLGATLGVIELTVALHEVFQFLGTEPSDKLVWDVGHQAYAHKLLTGRKENFHTIRQANGLSGFPSIKESKFDDFGTGHSSTSISAILGMAVASSFSSDEQIKNRWHIAVIGDGAFTAGLPFEALNNLQNNIENGIKPNILVILNDNGMSIDPNVGTLKSHFYQLSKQKWKKNKSRQDIQNEFQPPSIFEFFGGYFHGSIDGHNLESLLDFFEELKQNTEQNLYSNNVHFLHIKTIKGKGIVENAALSKEIEAQYNSWHAPAKFETKTGKLLPSTPQKEKKQFLKFQDVFGKTITQLAKQNPKIVAITPAMASGSSLIDFQKQFPHRLFDVGIAEQHAVTFSAGLATQKMLPFCVIYSTFLQRSYDQIIHDVCLQELKVIFCIDRAGLVGNDGATHQGVYDIAYLRPIPNLVLAAPMDEIEFQNMLFSAQLDKNKTAFAIRYPRGEGFLLEKNDLKYDFEEIEVGKARAIKEVNKQSKIVLLSYGIVGNFAKDAINILEQEEKYRNKIAHYDMRFCKPLDEDILHKILTFESVKNIITIEDGSKIGGFGSAILEFLNENNYTKRLESIDILGIPDQIISHASQQEQYSFCGIDKKAVTRVIENIILRIKG; encoded by the coding sequence ATGCCTATTCCTAAGCAAAATATTGTAGAACTAGAACAAAAATGTAAAGAACTACGTCAATTTATTATCGAACATGTAGCAAAAAACGGTGGGCATTTGGGAGCAACTTTGGGCGTAATTGAGCTAACAGTGGCTCTGCATGAGGTTTTTCAATTTTTAGGAACAGAGCCATCTGACAAGCTCGTTTGGGATGTGGGGCATCAAGCCTATGCTCACAAGCTATTGACAGGGCGCAAGGAAAATTTCCATACCATCCGACAAGCAAACGGTCTTTCTGGCTTTCCATCCATCAAAGAAAGCAAATTTGACGACTTCGGAACAGGACATTCTTCTACTTCCATTTCAGCTATTTTGGGAATGGCTGTGGCGTCAAGTTTTTCTAGTGATGAGCAAATCAAAAACCGTTGGCATATAGCTGTGATTGGAGATGGAGCTTTTACAGCAGGACTTCCCTTTGAAGCTCTCAATAATCTTCAAAATAACATAGAGAATGGAATAAAGCCAAATATTTTGGTAATTTTGAATGATAATGGAATGTCTATTGACCCTAATGTAGGCACACTTAAAAGTCATTTTTATCAGCTTTCCAAACAGAAATGGAAAAAAAACAAATCAAGACAAGACATACAAAATGAATTTCAACCACCCTCTATTTTTGAGTTTTTTGGAGGGTATTTTCATGGTTCTATCGATGGACACAACTTAGAAAGTTTGCTTGATTTTTTTGAAGAACTAAAACAAAACACAGAGCAAAATTTATATTCAAATAACGTTCACTTTCTGCATATCAAAACTATAAAAGGAAAAGGAATTGTCGAAAATGCAGCATTGAGCAAAGAAATAGAAGCGCAATATAATTCGTGGCATGCTCCAGCCAAATTTGAAACTAAAACAGGAAAACTTCTCCCCTCAACACCCCAAAAAGAAAAAAAACAGTTTCTCAAATTTCAAGATGTTTTTGGAAAAACAATTACACAACTAGCCAAACAAAACCCTAAAATTGTAGCCATTACGCCAGCAATGGCGTCTGGAAGTTCGCTCATAGATTTTCAAAAGCAGTTTCCCCATCGACTTTTTGATGTCGGAATTGCAGAACAACACGCTGTTACATTTTCGGCAGGTTTGGCTACACAAAAAATGCTACCTTTTTGTGTGATTTATTCTACTTTTTTACAGCGCAGTTACGACCAAATTATTCATGATGTTTGTTTACAAGAACTCAAAGTTATATTTTGTATAGACAGAGCAGGACTTGTTGGAAATGATGGTGCAACACATCAAGGTGTTTATGATATAGCTTACCTCCGTCCGATTCCAAACCTTGTTTTGGCAGCTCCAATGGATGAAATTGAGTTTCAAAATATGCTTTTTTCTGCTCAATTAGATAAAAATAAGACAGCTTTTGCAATTCGTTATCCTCGTGGAGAGGGTTTTTTATTAGAAAAGAATGACTTGAAATACGATTTTGAAGAAATAGAAGTGGGAAAAGCAAGAGCTATCAAAGAAGTAAATAAACAGAGTAAAATTGTACTTCTTTCCTACGGAATTGTTGGAAATTTCGCCAAAGATGCTATTAATATTTTAGAACAAGAAGAAAAATATAGAAACAAAATAGCACATTACGATATGCGTTTTTGTAAACCTTTAGATGAGGATATTTTACACAAAATTTTGACTTTTGAGAGTGTCAAAAATATTATTACAATAGAAGATGGGAGTAAAATAGGAGGTTTTGGAAGTGCTATTTTAGAATTTCTGAATGAGAACAATTATACAAAGAGATTAGAAAGTATTGATATTTTAGGCATCCCAGACCAAATTATTTCACACGCCTCACAACAAGAACAGTATAGTTTTTGTGGAATAGATAAAAAGGCTGTAACTAGAGTTATTGAAAATATTATTTTGCGGATAAAAGGTTAG
- the rpsT gene encoding 30S ribosomal protein S20 yields the protein MANHKSALKRIRSNEAKRLRNRYQLKTTRTFMKRLKNTTDATEAKELLPKVVAMVDKLAKRNIIHKKNAANKKSKLMKYVNSLSA from the coding sequence ATGGCAAATCATAAATCAGCTCTTAAGCGCATTCGTTCAAATGAAGCTAAACGTCTTCGTAACCGTTACCAGTTAAAAACGACACGTACTTTCATGAAGCGTTTGAAAAATACTACTGATGCAACAGAAGCAAAAGAATTGCTTCCTAAAGTAGTAGCGATGGTAGATAAATTGGCAAAACGCAATATCATCCACAAGAAAAATGCTGCTAACAAAAAATCTAAATTGATGAAATATGTAAACAGTCTTTCTGCATAA
- a CDS encoding GumC family protein gives MDIQKDVVTVTANSTTNGQSQQEEQQRAVRKNSQSILLDSKKDSFSPKKILYTLWKNKFFIAFCVGVALSIAWWKTYYATPIYTIGASLQIKENRKGSSPVALLYSEDMFGGSKRLSAEIKFIRSYPFIKRVCEKMDMRVYYYQEGSIRTTEIYPEKNTPFEVIINIDADSVLKELPNYKIKFEDEKTFLLINSYEEWEQARTYKFGETIAESSTTFKILNKNLIKGSVYGFRFTNPTSLARNFSKRLSAYAEEDASIIRLNVVSSVPERAKDFINAVMQEYIAYGLEDKNLEAVRTIGFIDEQLAQIRDSLFLIEDKIQNFRTNNKFIVGENAVGRNLEQYTYLEEEQRKLQMKGKYLDYLITYIKDNDNYKGITTPAAVGVEDGIANTLISRLVDLQIQREVYLEKGSSKNPFLLEINIEIDKVKESLLEHLKNTKSNDKIAAQDLESRISELNRQISSLPSAERKLVNINRLYTINEEIYILLLNKRMEASIAQAAAREESQILEPPFNYGAISPNAKQNYIMALVLGLLLPIGLIQVRNYFRSTIETLEEVKDISSVPILGVVMHSKKKKKQNHAPLFHEQPKSSLAEAFRSIRSNLLFLMGRVDRAKTLMISSSISGEGKSFCSANISISLASTGKRAILIVADMRKPQMYLPMPNGEYSKDGLSTYLIGSKELDEVIQPTAIDNLDVIAAGLVPPNPAELLMGNTMDELISELKKRYDYVVIDTPPLGLVSDALILGKYADASVYIVRQDRTPIEKLKGLERIYAEEMLQHVGIIFNDVKAQAMGVYGYGSYGGYGSYGYYETDDMNMSWWRRIVSKIKR, from the coding sequence TTGGATATTCAAAAAGATGTTGTTACTGTTACAGCAAACAGTACTACAAATGGTCAATCACAGCAAGAAGAACAGCAGCGAGCAGTAAGAAAAAACTCTCAATCTATACTTTTAGATAGTAAAAAGGATAGTTTTAGCCCTAAGAAAATACTTTATACACTCTGGAAAAATAAATTCTTTATTGCTTTTTGTGTAGGAGTAGCTCTTTCTATTGCATGGTGGAAGACCTATTATGCCACACCTATATACACAATAGGTGCATCACTTCAAATCAAAGAAAATAGAAAAGGCTCTTCACCTGTGGCTTTGCTTTATTCTGAAGATATGTTTGGAGGAAGTAAGCGTCTGTCTGCTGAAATAAAGTTTATACGTTCTTATCCATTCATAAAAAGAGTTTGCGAAAAAATGGATATGCGAGTGTATTATTATCAAGAGGGTAGCATTCGTACCACAGAGATTTACCCAGAAAAAAATACTCCTTTTGAGGTAATTATAAATATCGATGCAGACAGTGTTTTGAAAGAACTTCCTAATTATAAGATTAAGTTTGAAGATGAAAAAACATTTTTACTTATCAATTCCTATGAGGAATGGGAGCAAGCTCGTACCTATAAGTTTGGGGAAACAATCGCTGAAAGTTCTACTACTTTCAAAATTTTGAATAAAAATTTAATAAAAGGAAGTGTTTATGGATTCCGATTTACAAATCCAACGTCATTAGCTAGAAATTTTTCGAAGCGTTTGTCTGCCTATGCAGAAGAAGATGCCTCTATTATTCGTCTCAATGTAGTATCTTCTGTTCCAGAACGTGCTAAAGACTTTATTAATGCTGTTATGCAAGAGTATATTGCATACGGTTTAGAGGATAAAAATCTAGAAGCTGTACGTACTATAGGTTTTATAGATGAGCAACTTGCTCAAATCAGAGATTCGTTATTTTTGATAGAAGATAAAATACAAAATTTTAGGACTAATAATAAGTTTATTGTTGGAGAAAATGCTGTTGGGCGCAACCTAGAGCAATATACTTACTTAGAGGAGGAACAGAGAAAACTACAAATGAAAGGTAAGTATCTTGACTACTTAATAACTTATATTAAGGATAATGACAACTATAAAGGAATAACAACACCTGCAGCAGTAGGAGTAGAAGATGGAATTGCAAATACACTCATTAGTAGATTAGTAGATTTACAAATTCAAAGAGAAGTATATTTGGAAAAAGGAAGTAGCAAAAACCCTTTCTTATTAGAAATCAATATAGAAATAGATAAAGTAAAAGAATCACTTTTAGAGCATTTGAAAAATACTAAGTCGAATGATAAGATTGCAGCTCAAGATTTAGAAAGTAGAATAAGCGAATTAAATAGGCAAATAAGTTCTTTGCCTAGTGCAGAACGCAAATTAGTAAATATCAATAGGCTATACACAATCAATGAGGAGATTTATATTTTACTTCTCAATAAACGAATGGAGGCAAGTATAGCACAAGCTGCAGCTAGAGAAGAAAGTCAAATATTAGAGCCTCCTTTCAATTATGGTGCAATATCACCTAATGCAAAACAAAATTATATTATGGCATTAGTTCTAGGCTTGCTCCTTCCTATTGGACTTATACAGGTCAGAAACTATTTTAGAAGTACTATTGAAACACTAGAAGAAGTAAAAGATATTTCTAGCGTACCTATACTGGGTGTAGTAATGCACTCTAAGAAGAAAAAGAAACAAAATCATGCGCCTTTATTTCATGAGCAACCTAAATCATCTTTAGCAGAGGCATTTCGTTCAATACGATCAAATCTATTATTTTTGATGGGGCGTGTAGATAGAGCCAAAACTCTAATGATTAGTTCATCTATATCTGGAGAAGGAAAATCTTTTTGTTCTGCAAATATATCTATTTCTTTAGCATCAACAGGAAAACGTGCTATTTTAATAGTGGCAGATATGAGAAAACCTCAAATGTATTTGCCTATGCCAAATGGAGAGTATAGCAAAGATGGACTGAGTACCTATCTGATAGGAAGTAAAGAATTAGATGAAGTGATTCAACCAACAGCCATAGATAACTTAGATGTAATTGCAGCAGGTTTAGTGCCTCCAAATCCAGCTGAGTTATTAATGGGAAATACTATGGACGAACTTATTAGTGAGTTGAAGAAAAGATATGATTATGTAGTTATTGATACTCCTCCTCTAGGTTTGGTAAGTGATGCGCTTATTTTAGGAAAATATGCTGATGCTTCTGTTTATATTGTTCGACAAGACAGAACTCCAATCGAAAAATTAAAAGGATTAGAACGCATTTATGCAGAAGAAATGCTACAACATGTAGGAATTATCTTCAATGATGTGAAAGCTCAAGCTATGGGAGTATATGGCTATGGTTCGTATGGTGGATATGGTTCGTATGGATATTATGAAACAGACGATATGAATATGTCGTGGTGGAGAAGAATTGTAAGTAAAATTAAGAGGTAA
- the nqrE gene encoding NADH:ubiquinone reductase (Na(+)-transporting) subunit E — protein MDYINIFIRSVFIENMVFAYFLGMCSYLAVSKKVSTAMGLGLAVIFVLGVTCPVNYLIQEYLLKEGALATTFGLGEEFAKVDLTFLQFITFIAVIASIVQLVEMVIERFSPSLYGALGIFLPLIAVNCAILGGSLFMVQKEYDLAQSVVYGLGSGVGWWIAIIALAAIREKMRYSNVPAPLRGLGITFIITGLMGLAFMSFMGITL, from the coding sequence ATGGACTACATAAATATATTTATCCGTTCGGTTTTTATCGAAAACATGGTTTTCGCTTACTTCTTAGGAATGTGTTCTTACTTGGCAGTTTCTAAAAAAGTATCGACAGCTATGGGACTTGGACTTGCAGTAATCTTTGTTTTGGGAGTTACTTGTCCAGTAAACTATTTAATTCAAGAATATTTACTCAAAGAAGGAGCTTTAGCCACTACGTTTGGCTTAGGTGAAGAGTTTGCAAAAGTAGATTTGACCTTCTTACAGTTTATTACGTTTATTGCCGTAATTGCTTCTATCGTACAGCTTGTAGAAATGGTTATTGAGCGTTTTTCTCCATCACTTTATGGCGCATTGGGAATTTTTCTTCCTCTAATTGCTGTAAACTGTGCTATCTTGGGTGGCTCACTTTTTATGGTACAGAAAGAATATGACCTTGCTCAATCGGTAGTTTATGGTCTTGGTTCTGGTGTTGGGTGGTGGATTGCTATCATTGCACTTGCTGCTATTCGTGAGAAAATGAGATACTCAAATGTTCCTGCTCCTTTACGTGGTCTTGGTATTACGTTTATCATTACAGGACTTATGGGACTTGCATTTATGTCGTTTATGGGAATCACTCTATAA
- a CDS encoding NADH:ubiquinone reductase (Na(+)-transporting) subunit D translates to MATETATSMEATVVKKKSEDLFSKRRRRLVADPLDDSNPITVQVLGICSALAVTAKIAPTLVMATAVMIVVIGSNVIVSLLRNVIPGRIRIIVQLGIVAMLVILVDQVLRAYFYDLAKIVGVYVGLIITNCIIMGRLEAFAMGNKPYDSALDGFGSGLGYAWVILVVAFFRELFGSGTLLDIPIVAPLGEALGITIPNNGLMTNPVGAFIIIGIIIWVQRYFNGYVEDH, encoded by the coding sequence ATGGCAACAGAAACTGCTACATCTATGGAAGCGACCGTAGTAAAGAAGAAGTCGGAAGATTTGTTCTCAAAGCGTCGTCGTCGTTTGGTAGCCGACCCATTAGATGATTCTAACCCAATTACTGTACAGGTACTAGGAATTTGTTCGGCTCTTGCCGTTACTGCCAAAATTGCTCCTACTCTTGTTATGGCGACTGCTGTAATGATTGTAGTTATTGGCTCAAACGTAATTGTATCTCTTTTACGTAATGTTATACCAGGACGTATTCGTATCATTGTTCAGCTTGGTATCGTAGCAATGCTCGTTATTTTAGTTGACCAAGTTTTGAGAGCCTATTTTTATGACCTTGCCAAAATTGTAGGGGTTTATGTAGGACTCATCATTACCAACTGTATCATTATGGGACGTTTGGAAGCCTTTGCGATGGGTAATAAGCCTTATGATTCTGCCCTAGATGGCTTTGGTAGTGGTTTAGGCTACGCTTGGGTTATCTTAGTAGTTGCTTTTTTTAGAGAGCTTTTTGGTTCAGGAACGCTTTTAGATATTCCTATTGTAGCCCCTCTTGGTGAAGCATTAGGTATAACAATTCCTAATAATGGACTTATGACTAACCCAGTAGGTGCGTTTATCATTATCGGAATTATTATTTGGGTACAACGTTATTTCAATGGTTATGTAGAAGACCATTAA